A genomic stretch from Enterobacter dykesii includes:
- the nuoA gene encoding NADH-quinone oxidoreductase subunit NuoA — MSMSTSTEVIAHHWAFAIFLIVAIGLCCLMLVGGWFLGGRARARHKNTPFESGIDSVGTARLRLSAKFYLVAMFFVIFDVEALYLFAWSTSIRESGWVGFVEAAIFILVLLAGLVYLVRIGALDWTPARSRREHINPENSISNRQQ, encoded by the coding sequence ATGAGTATGTCAACATCCACAGAAGTCATCGCTCATCACTGGGCATTCGCAATCTTTCTTATTGTAGCCATTGGCCTGTGCTGCCTGATGTTAGTCGGCGGCTGGTTCCTGGGCGGTCGCGCCCGTGCAAGGCACAAAAACACCCCTTTCGAATCAGGTATTGATTCGGTAGGTACCGCTCGCTTACGCCTGTCTGCCAAGTTCTATCTGGTAGCCATGTTCTTCGTCATCTTCGACGTGGAAGCGCTTTACCTTTTCGCATGGTCAACGTCCATCCGCGAAAGTGGTTGGGTGGGCTTTGTCGAGGCCGCAATTTTCATTTTAGTGCTACTGGCCGGTCTGGTTTATCTGGTGCGTATTGGCGCGCTTGACTGGACGCCTGCGCGTTCACGTCGTGAACACATCAACCCGGAAAACAGTATCTCTAATCGTCAGCAGTAA